The proteins below come from a single Pirellulales bacterium genomic window:
- a CDS encoding DNA-binding transcriptional regulator, with amino-acid sequence MAKRPEVALLIETSNSYARGLLRGIYAYLREHDPWSIYLPELGRGDAPPNGLNSWRGDGIIARIENPQIAKAVRQTRAHAIDVSAERLIPDLPGVETDNEAIARLAFEHLFERGFRHMAYCGGGGFQWSVERHRWFTQLAEESGCTVSVFPPPGLKCAPTDTWEHKAKELAVWLRKLRKPCGLMACYDVRGRQVLDICRRAGIAVPDEIAVVGVDNDDLLCSLAVPPLSSVVPDTLRAGYHAAELLDQLMAGRKVEAGLRLIKPTGIVTRQSSDVLATADPDVSSAVRFIRDHACDGIKMADVLRAIPVSRRVLENRFKKMLGHTPHEEILRVQLQRARQLLEETDLSVASIADRTGFKYVEYLSAVFKRHFGQPPSQYRTDHRA; translated from the coding sequence ATGGCCAAACGCCCAGAAGTCGCACTATTGATCGAAACGTCCAATTCCTATGCCCGTGGCTTGCTGCGCGGCATTTATGCCTATCTGCGCGAACATGATCCGTGGTCGATCTATCTGCCGGAATTAGGACGCGGCGATGCGCCGCCGAACGGGTTGAATTCTTGGCGCGGGGATGGGATTATCGCCCGCATCGAGAACCCGCAGATCGCGAAGGCAGTTCGCCAGACCCGGGCGCACGCGATCGATGTCAGCGCGGAGCGCCTGATACCCGATCTTCCCGGTGTGGAAACCGACAACGAGGCCATCGCTCGTCTGGCTTTCGAGCACCTGTTCGAGCGCGGGTTTCGCCACATGGCCTATTGCGGCGGGGGCGGCTTTCAATGGTCAGTCGAGCGCCACCGTTGGTTTACGCAATTGGCTGAGGAATCGGGCTGCACCGTGTCGGTGTTTCCACCCCCAGGCCTTAAGTGCGCGCCAACGGACACCTGGGAGCATAAGGCAAAGGAACTCGCGGTATGGCTTCGCAAGTTGCGAAAGCCGTGTGGATTGATGGCTTGTTACGATGTCCGCGGCCGGCAAGTGCTCGACATCTGCCGGCGGGCCGGGATCGCCGTCCCCGACGAAATCGCCGTGGTCGGCGTCGACAACGACGATCTGCTCTGCAGTCTAGCCGTCCCTCCACTATCGAGCGTCGTTCCCGACACCCTCCGCGCAGGTTATCATGCGGCCGAACTTTTGGATCAACTGATGGCGGGTCGAAAAGTAGAAGCAGGCTTGCGATTGATCAAGCCGACCGGCATCGTCACGCGCCAATCGAGCGACGTGTTGGCCACCGCCGATCCCGACGTCTCGAGCGCTGTCCGATTCATCCGCGATCATGCCTGCGATGGGATCAAAATGGCGGACGTGCTGCGGGCGATTCCCGTTTCGCGGCGCGTTTTGGAGAACCGCTTCAAGAAAATGCTCGGCCACACGCCGCACGAAGAAATTCTTCGCGTCCAACTACAGCGGGCGAGACAACTCCTCGAGGAGACCGACCTGTCGGTGGCTTCCATCGCCGATCGCACTGGTTTCAAATACGTCGAGTATCTTAGCGCCGTCTTCAAGCGGCATTTCGGGCAGCCGCCGAGCCAATATCGAACTGATCATCGTGCCTGA
- a CDS encoding DUF1559 domain-containing protein gives MRRGFTLVELLVVIAIIGILVALLLPAIQAAREAARRVQCANNVRQLALAMQNYQAAMKVLPPGAIAWAGDPGRPGPGTWWDDHGWYSQIGGFIEQATWFKTINFKQQFSSSVNLVPRMAYISLYACPDDGLKRNEWDVTTGQTWERWRGNYAVNFGNTNYGQTTKNTVQFMGAPFSRHRSSRLSDIKDGTSHTLMMAEIVTILELPSQASGSWGGPMSDFTTALGGQTFEGWTTPNSYIPDDVARLCPPAQYLQNGIKCSVNTSATELQSFAARSKHSGGVNASLCDGTVHFFSDTIDLDVWRALSTSNGGETISSQAN, from the coding sequence TTGCGACGAGGTTTCACGCTCGTCGAACTTTTGGTGGTGATCGCCATCATCGGCATCCTGGTTGCTCTCTTGCTGCCGGCGATTCAGGCTGCTCGCGAGGCGGCGCGAAGAGTTCAGTGCGCCAATAACGTCAGGCAGTTGGCCCTGGCTATGCAAAATTATCAGGCCGCGATGAAGGTTCTGCCGCCGGGCGCGATCGCCTGGGCAGGCGATCCAGGGCGTCCCGGGCCGGGCACTTGGTGGGACGATCACGGATGGTATTCCCAGATCGGCGGTTTCATCGAGCAGGCCACATGGTTCAAGACAATCAACTTCAAACAGCAGTTCAGTTCTTCCGTAAATCTCGTGCCGCGCATGGCGTATATTTCGCTTTATGCTTGCCCCGACGATGGCCTTAAACGGAACGAGTGGGACGTCACCACGGGCCAAACTTGGGAGCGGTGGCGAGGCAATTACGCCGTCAACTTCGGCAACACGAACTACGGACAGACGACAAAGAACACGGTCCAGTTCATGGGAGCGCCGTTCAGCCGCCATCGCAGCAGCCGACTTAGCGACATCAAGGACGGCACGTCCCATACGCTCATGATGGCCGAGATCGTCACCATCCTCGAACTACCGAGTCAGGCATCCGGCAGTTGGGGCGGGCCGATGTCGGATTTTACGACCGCGCTCGGGGGCCAAACCTTTGAGGGCTGGACCACGCCGAATTCGTACATCCCCGACGACGTGGCCCGGCTTTGTCCCCCTGCCCAGTACTTGCAAAACGGCATCAAGTGCAGCGTGAACACTTCCGCCACTGAATTGCAGTCCTTTGCCGCCCGCAGCAAACATTCGGGGGGCGTCAACGCCTCGCTTTGCGACGGCACGGTCCATTTCTTCAGCGACACGATCGATCTTGACGTGTGGCGCGCGCTATCGACCAGCAATGGCGGCGAAACCATCAGCAGCCAGGCGAACTGA